The following are from one region of the Pseudomonas putida genome:
- the secG gene encoding preprotein translocase subunit SecG codes for MLETVIVVFHLLAALSLVVLVLLQQGKGAEAGASFGAGASNTVFGSQGSATFLSKLTAILAATFFLTALGLGYFAKQQAHQLSQAGLPDPAVLEVKEPQKPAVNDDVPVLQQQKSETTPDTGDVPPPAQEQK; via the coding sequence ATGCTGGAAACAGTCATCGTTGTTTTTCATCTGTTGGCAGCGCTGTCGCTTGTAGTGCTGGTTCTGTTGCAACAGGGTAAGGGTGCGGAAGCAGGTGCATCTTTCGGCGCGGGTGCTTCAAATACCGTGTTCGGGAGCCAAGGTTCTGCAACGTTCCTGAGTAAATTAACTGCTATACTCGCTGCCACTTTCTTTTTGACAGCACTTGGGTTAGGATACTTCGCGAAGCAACAAGCTCACCAGCTTAGCCAAGCGGGTCTTCCGGATCCAGCAGTGCTAGAAGTGAAAGAGCCGCAGAAACCGGCAGTTAATGATGATGTACCGGTGCTCCAGCAGCAGAAGAGCGAAACCACTCCTGATACGGGTGATGTACCTCCTCCGGCACAAGAGCAGAAGTAA
- the rimP gene encoding ribosome maturation factor RimP — translation MSSKLEQLQALLAPVVEGLGYQCWGIEYVSQGKHSVLRIYIDKEGGILVDDCEAVSRQASAILDVEDPISSEYTLEVSSPGMDRPLFTLEQFASHAGEQVKIKLRSPFEGRRNFQGLLRGVEEQDVVVQVDNQEFLLPIDSIDKANIIPSFD, via the coding sequence GTGTCGAGCAAGCTAGAACAGTTGCAGGCCTTGTTGGCCCCGGTTGTCGAGGGTCTGGGCTATCAATGCTGGGGGATCGAATACGTTTCCCAGGGTAAGCATTCGGTACTGCGCATCTACATCGACAAGGAAGGCGGCATCCTGGTGGATGACTGCGAAGCGGTCAGCCGTCAGGCCAGCGCAATTCTCGATGTGGAAGATCCGATCAGCAGTGAATACACCCTTGAGGTGTCTTCTCCAGGCATGGATCGCCCACTGTTCACTCTGGAACAGTTTGCCTCGCATGCCGGCGAACAAGTGAAGATCAAGCTGCGCTCACCCTTCGAGGGTCGTCGTAACTTCCAGGGCCTTCTCCGCGGTGTGGAGGAGCAGGACGTGGTAGTCCAGGTGGACAATCAAGAGTTCCTGTTGCCGATCGACTCGATCGACAAGGCCAATATTATTCCCAGTTTTGACTGA
- the glmM gene encoding phosphoglucosamine mutase: MSRKYFGTDGIRGRVGEYPITPDFMLKLGWAAGMAFRKQGHCRVLVGKDTRISGYMFESALEAGLSAAGADVMLLGPMPTPAIAYLTRTFHAEAGIVISASHNPHDDNGIKFFSGQGTKLPDEVELMIEELLDQPMTVVESSKLGKVSRINDAAGRYIEFCKSSVPSSTSFDGLKLVVDCAHGATYKVAPSVFRELGAEVTVLHAQPDGLNINEGCGSTHIESLQAAVLVGHADLGIAFDGDGDRVLMVDHTGAIVDGDELLFIIARDLQDRGKLQGGVVGTLMSNLGLELALKDLDIPFVRAKVGDRYVMAELLEREWLVGGENSGHVVCCNHTTTGDAIIAALQVLMALKRRGETLAQARQALRKCPQVLINVRYGASKVDPLEHPSVKEASAKVTEALAGRGRVLLRKSGTEPLVRVMVEGEDESQVRAHAEALAKLVGEVCV; encoded by the coding sequence ATGAGCAGAAAATACTTTGGTACCGACGGCATTCGTGGCCGCGTCGGCGAATACCCGATCACGCCTGACTTCATGCTGAAGCTTGGCTGGGCGGCCGGCATGGCCTTCCGCAAGCAAGGCCACTGCCGGGTGCTGGTGGGCAAGGACACCCGTATCTCCGGCTACATGTTCGAGTCCGCGCTCGAAGCCGGCCTGTCCGCGGCGGGTGCCGATGTGATGCTGCTTGGGCCGATGCCGACGCCGGCCATCGCCTACCTGACGCGAACCTTCCACGCTGAAGCCGGCATCGTCATCAGTGCATCGCACAACCCGCACGACGACAATGGCATCAAGTTCTTCTCGGGCCAGGGGACCAAGCTGCCGGACGAAGTCGAGCTGATGATCGAGGAATTGCTCGACCAGCCGATGACCGTGGTCGAGTCGAGCAAACTGGGCAAGGTTTCGCGCATCAACGATGCCGCCGGTCGCTACATCGAATTCTGCAAGAGCAGCGTGCCGAGCAGCACCAGCTTTGATGGCCTCAAGCTGGTTGTCGACTGCGCCCACGGTGCTACCTACAAAGTTGCGCCAAGCGTGTTCCGCGAGCTGGGTGCCGAGGTGACCGTGCTGCACGCCCAGCCCGACGGCCTGAACATCAACGAAGGCTGCGGCTCGACCCACATCGAATCGCTGCAGGCCGCGGTGCTGGTGGGCCATGCCGACCTGGGCATCGCTTTCGACGGTGACGGCGACCGCGTGCTGATGGTCGACCATACCGGCGCCATCGTCGATGGCGACGAACTGCTGTTCATCATTGCCCGCGACCTGCAGGACCGTGGCAAGCTGCAGGGCGGGGTAGTGGGTACGCTGATGAGCAACCTGGGCCTTGAGCTGGCGCTGAAGGACCTGGATATCCCGTTCGTGCGGGCCAAGGTCGGCGACCGTTATGTCATGGCCGAACTGCTGGAGCGTGAGTGGCTGGTCGGGGGTGAAAACTCCGGTCACGTGGTGTGCTGCAACCACACCACCACGGGTGACGCGATCATCGCTGCCCTACAGGTGCTGATGGCGCTCAAGCGTCGTGGTGAAACCCTGGCCCAGGCCCGTCAGGCCCTGCGCAAGTGCCCACAGGTGCTGATCAACGTGCGCTATGGGGCCAGCAAGGTCGACCCGCTGGAGCACCCGTCGGTCAAGGAAGCTAGCGCCAAGGTGACCGAAGCGTTGGCCGGGCGTGGTCGCGTGCTGCTGCGCAAATCCGGTACCGAGCCGTTGGTGCGGGTGATGGTCGAGGGCGAAGACGAAAGCCAGGTGCGTGCGCACGCTGAAGCGCTGGCCAAACTGGTCGGCGAAGTTTGTGTCTGA
- the rpsO gene encoding 30S ribosomal protein S15: MALSVEEKAQIVAEYQQAAGDTGSPEVQVALLTANINKLQGHFKANDKDHHSRRGLIRMVNQRRKLLDYLKGKDTTRYSALIGRLGLRR, from the coding sequence ATGGCCCTCAGCGTTGAAGAAAAAGCTCAGATCGTTGCCGAATACCAGCAAGCCGCCGGCGATACCGGTAGCCCGGAAGTGCAGGTTGCTCTGCTGACCGCCAACATCAACAAGCTGCAAGGCCACTTCAAGGCCAACGACAAAGACCACCACTCCCGTCGTGGTCTGATCCGTATGGTCAACCAGCGTCGTAAGCTGCTGGATTACCTGAAGGGCAAAGACACCACTCGTTACAGCGCCCTGATCGGTCGCCTGGGCCTGCGTCGCTAA
- the rbfA gene encoding 30S ribosome-binding factor RbfA produces the protein MAKEYSRTQRIGDQMQRELSELIRREVKDPRVGLVTITAVDVSRDLGHAKVFITVMGQDGADAVPQTLKALTSAASFLRLHLGRVMQLRSVPQLHFHFDESVSRGAHLSALIERAVAEDRQHKDADKPDAEE, from the coding sequence ATGGCAAAAGAATATAGCCGTACCCAACGCATCGGCGACCAGATGCAGCGCGAGCTGTCGGAACTGATCCGCCGTGAAGTCAAAGACCCGCGCGTCGGCCTGGTGACCATCACTGCCGTCGACGTCAGCCGCGACCTTGGCCACGCCAAGGTGTTCATCACCGTGATGGGCCAGGACGGTGCCGATGCGGTGCCGCAGACCCTCAAGGCCCTGACCAGCGCCGCGAGCTTCCTGCGCCTGCACCTGGGCCGTGTGATGCAACTGCGCAGCGTGCCGCAACTGCATTTCCACTTCGACGAGAGCGTCAGCCGAGGTGCCCACCTGTCGGCACTGATCGAGCGCGCGGTCGCCGAAGACCGTCAGCACAAGGATGCCGACAAGCCGGACGCCGAGGAGTAA
- the infB gene encoding translation initiation factor IF-2, protein MTQVTVKELAQEVEAPVERLLQQMREAGLPHTDAGQVVTDNEKQTLLTHLKSSHKSKAEEPRKITLQRKTTSTLRVAGSKSISVEVRKKKVFVQRSPEEIQAEQKRELEERRAAENAARDKVEAEVRQRNEEQARRQAAEAPAAAPAPAAKPEAAPAAAPAPVVADAPASEDAAARAAERKKDEARRNEGRTRDEDRRRGEAPRVSIKVKVKEKEKAPTPRAAPRTTDEESDGVRRGRGGKSKLKKRNQHGFQNPTGPVIRDVTIGETITVSELAQQMSVKAAEVVKFMFKLGTPVTINQVLDQETAQLVAEELGHKVTLVSDTALEDSLAESLKFEGEVESRAPVVTVMGHVDHGKTSLLDYIRRAKVAAGEAGGITQHIGAYHVETDRGMVTFLDTPGHAAFTAMRARGAKATDIVILVVAADDGVMPQTREAVQHAKAAGVPLVVAVNKIDKPGADLDRIRNELAVEGVTSEDWGGDTPFVKVSAKMGTGVDELLEAVLLQAEILELTATPTAPGRGVVVESRLDKGRGPVATILVQDGTLRQGDMVLCGSNYGRVRAMLDENGKPVKEAGPSIPVEILGLDGTPEAGDELSVVADEKKAREVALFRQGKYREVKLARAHAGKLENIFETMGQEEKKTLNIVLKTDVRGSLEALQGSLSGLGNDEVQVRVIGGGVGGITESDANLALASNAVLFGFNVRADAGARKIVEQEGLDMRYYNVIYDIIEDVKKALTGMLGSDVRENILGVAEVRDVFRSPKFGAIAGCMVIEGTVYRNRPIRVLREDVVIFEGELESLRRFKDDASEVRNGMECGIGVKSYNDVKVGDKIEVFEKVQVARTL, encoded by the coding sequence ATGACGCAAGTCACGGTGAAAGAACTGGCCCAAGAGGTCGAGGCACCGGTAGAGCGCCTGCTGCAGCAGATGCGTGAGGCAGGCCTGCCGCACACCGACGCCGGTCAGGTAGTGACCGACAATGAGAAGCAGACCCTGCTGACTCATTTGAAGAGCAGCCACAAGAGCAAGGCGGAAGAGCCGCGCAAGATTACCTTGCAGCGCAAAACCACCAGCACCCTGCGTGTCGCCGGTAGCAAGAGCATCAGCGTAGAAGTACGCAAGAAGAAAGTATTCGTGCAGCGCAGCCCGGAAGAAATCCAGGCTGAGCAGAAGCGTGAGCTGGAAGAGCGCCGCGCGGCTGAAAATGCCGCTCGCGACAAGGTCGAGGCCGAAGTTCGCCAGCGCAACGAAGAGCAGGCTCGCCGTCAGGCCGCCGAAGCCCCGGCTGCCGCCCCTGCGCCTGCTGCCAAGCCTGAGGCGGCACCTGCTGCTGCCCCGGCTCCGGTAGTTGCCGACGCTCCGGCGTCCGAAGACGCCGCAGCCCGTGCTGCCGAGCGCAAGAAGGACGAAGCCCGTCGCAACGAAGGCCGCACCCGTGACGAAGATCGTCGCCGTGGCGAGGCCCCGCGCGTGTCGATCAAGGTCAAGGTCAAGGAGAAGGAAAAGGCTCCGACGCCTCGCGCCGCGCCGCGCACCACCGATGAAGAGAGCGATGGCGTACGCCGTGGCCGTGGTGGCAAGAGCAAGCTGAAGAAGCGCAACCAGCACGGCTTCCAGAACCCGACCGGTCCAGTCATTCGTGACGTGACCATCGGCGAGACCATCACCGTCTCGGAACTGGCCCAGCAGATGTCGGTCAAGGCCGCTGAAGTGGTCAAGTTCATGTTCAAGCTGGGTACCCCGGTCACCATCAACCAGGTGCTCGACCAGGAAACCGCTCAGCTGGTCGCCGAAGAACTGGGCCACAAAGTGACCCTGGTCAGCGATACCGCCCTGGAAGACTCCCTGGCCGAATCGCTGAAATTCGAAGGTGAAGTCGAATCGCGTGCGCCGGTCGTTACCGTCATGGGTCACGTTGACCATGGTAAGACCTCGCTGCTCGACTACATCCGTCGTGCCAAGGTTGCCGCTGGCGAAGCCGGTGGCATTACCCAGCACATCGGTGCCTACCACGTGGAAACCGACCGCGGCATGGTCACCTTCCTCGATACCCCTGGCCACGCTGCGTTCACCGCAATGCGTGCCCGTGGTGCCAAGGCTACCGACATCGTCATCCTGGTGGTGGCGGCGGACGACGGCGTGATGCCGCAAACCCGCGAAGCCGTTCAGCATGCCAAGGCAGCTGGCGTTCCGCTGGTGGTCGCGGTGAACAAGATCGACAAGCCGGGTGCCGACCTCGACCGCATCCGCAACGAGCTGGCCGTCGAAGGCGTGACCTCCGAGGACTGGGGTGGTGATACTCCATTCGTCAAGGTTTCGGCCAAGATGGGTACCGGCGTCGACGAGCTGCTCGAAGCTGTCCTGCTGCAGGCCGAGATTCTCGAACTGACCGCTACCCCGACCGCCCCAGGTCGTGGCGTGGTTGTCGAATCGCGCCTGGACAAGGGCCGTGGCCCGGTGGCGACCATCCTGGTTCAGGACGGTACCCTGCGTCAGGGCGACATGGTCCTGTGCGGTTCCAACTATGGCCGCGTGCGCGCCATGCTCGACGAGAACGGCAAGCCTGTGAAGGAAGCCGGCCCGTCGATCCCGGTCGAAATCCTCGGCCTGGACGGCACCCCGGAAGCCGGTGACGAGCTGTCCGTGGTTGCCGACGAGAAGAAGGCCCGTGAAGTTGCCCTGTTCCGTCAAGGCAAGTACCGCGAGGTCAAGCTGGCCCGTGCTCACGCCGGCAAGCTGGAAAACATCTTCGAGACCATGGGTCAGGAAGAGAAGAAGACCCTCAACATCGTCCTCAAGACCGACGTGCGTGGTTCCCTGGAAGCACTGCAGGGTTCGCTGTCGGGCCTGGGCAACGACGAAGTTCAGGTGCGCGTGATCGGTGGCGGCGTCGGTGGTATCACCGAAAGCGACGCCAACCTGGCGCTGGCTTCGAATGCAGTACTGTTCGGCTTCAACGTGCGTGCCGATGCCGGCGCGCGCAAGATCGTCGAGCAGGAAGGTCTGGATATGCGTTACTACAACGTGATCTACGACATCATCGAAGACGTCAAGAAGGCTCTGACCGGCATGCTCGGCAGCGATGTTCGCGAGAACATCCTGGGTGTTGCCGAAGTCCGTGACGTGTTCCGTTCGCCGAAGTTCGGCGCCATCGCTGGCTGTATGGTCATCGAAGGTACCGTGTACCGCAACCGTCCGATCCGCGTACTGCGCGAAGACGTTGTGATCTTCGAAGGCGAGCTGGAATCGCTGCGTCGCTTCAAGGACGATGCCTCCGAAGTGCGTAACGGCATGGAGTGCGGTATCGGCGTGAAGAGCTACAACGACGTCAAGGTCGGCGACAAGATCGAAGTCTTCGAGAAAGTCCAGGTGGCTCGTACCCTGTAA
- the pnp gene encoding polyribonucleotide nucleotidyltransferase, translated as MNPVIKTFQFGQSTVTLETGRIARQATGAVLVTVDNDVTVLVTVVGAKQADPGKGFFPLSVHYQEKTYAAGKIPGGFFKREGRPSEKETLTSRLIDRPIRPLFPEGFMNEVQVVCTVVSTSKKTDPDIAAMIGTSAALAISGIPFEGPIGAARVAFHESTGYLLNPTYEQLAASSLDMVVAGTESAVLMVESEAKELTEDQMLGAVLFAHDEFQAVIQAVKELAAEAGKPTWDWQPAPANVELMNLVRGEFGEAVSQAYTITQKADRYNRLGQLRDEAVARLSNEETGPSASAIKEIFGELEYRTVRENIVNGKPRIDGRDTRTVRPLNIEVGVLPKTHGSALFTRGETQALVVATLGTARDAQLLDTLEGEKKDPFMLHYNFPPFSVGECGRMGGAGRREIGHGRLARRGVQAMLPSDSEFPYTIRVVSEITESNGSSSMASVCGASLALMDAGVPMKAPVAGIAMGLVKEGDKFAVLTDILGDEDHLGDMDFKVAGTAKGVTALQMDIKINGITEEIMEIALGQALEARLNILGQMNQIIAQSRSELSANAPTMIAMKIDTDKIRDVIGKGGATIRAICEETKASIDIEDDGSIKIFGETKEAADAAKQRILGITAEAEIGKIYVGKVERIVDFGAFVNILPGKDGLVHISMLSDARVEKVTDVLKEGQEVEVLVLDVDNRGRIKLSIKDVAAAKASGV; from the coding sequence GTGAACCCGGTAATCAAGACTTTCCAGTTCGGTCAATCGACCGTCACTCTCGAAACGGGCCGCATTGCCCGTCAGGCAACCGGCGCCGTGCTGGTTACCGTCGACAACGACGTCACCGTGCTGGTGACTGTGGTAGGCGCCAAACAGGCTGATCCAGGCAAGGGCTTCTTCCCGCTGTCGGTTCACTACCAGGAAAAGACCTACGCCGCCGGCAAGATCCCGGGTGGCTTCTTCAAGCGTGAAGGCCGTCCTTCCGAGAAAGAGACCCTGACCTCGCGCCTGATCGACCGTCCGATCCGTCCGCTGTTCCCGGAAGGCTTCATGAACGAAGTGCAGGTCGTCTGCACCGTGGTTTCCACCAGCAAGAAGACCGACCCGGACATCGCTGCGATGATCGGTACCTCGGCTGCCCTGGCCATTTCCGGCATTCCGTTCGAAGGCCCGATCGGCGCCGCTCGCGTTGCCTTCCACGAAAGCACCGGCTACCTGCTGAACCCGACCTACGAGCAACTGGCTGCCTCGAGCCTGGACATGGTCGTTGCCGGTACCGAATCGGCTGTACTGATGGTTGAATCGGAAGCCAAAGAGCTGACCGAAGACCAGATGCTGGGCGCCGTACTGTTCGCCCACGACGAGTTCCAGGCCGTTATCCAGGCCGTCAAGGAACTGGCCGCCGAAGCCGGCAAGCCGACCTGGGACTGGCAGCCAGCCCCGGCCAACGTCGAGCTGATGAACCTGGTGCGTGGCGAGTTCGGCGAAGCCGTTTCGCAGGCCTACACCATCACCCAGAAGGCTGACCGCTACAACCGCCTGGGCCAGCTGCGCGACGAGGCTGTTGCCCGTCTGAGCAACGAAGAGACCGGCCCGTCCGCCAGCGCCATCAAGGAAATCTTCGGCGAGCTGGAGTACCGCACCGTCCGCGAGAACATCGTCAACGGCAAACCGCGTATCGACGGCCGTGACACCCGCACCGTGCGCCCGCTGAACATCGAAGTCGGCGTACTGCCGAAGACCCACGGCTCGGCGCTGTTCACCCGTGGCGAAACCCAGGCCCTGGTCGTTGCGACCCTGGGTACTGCCCGTGACGCCCAGCTGCTGGACACCCTGGAAGGCGAGAAGAAAGACCCGTTCATGCTGCACTACAACTTCCCGCCATTCTCGGTGGGTGAGTGCGGCCGCATGGGTGGCGCCGGCCGTCGTGAAATCGGCCACGGTCGCCTGGCCCGTCGTGGCGTACAGGCGATGCTGCCGAGCGACAGCGAATTCCCGTACACCATCCGCGTGGTTTCGGAAATCACCGAATCCAACGGTTCCAGCTCCATGGCGTCGGTCTGCGGTGCTTCCCTGGCCCTGATGGACGCCGGTGTACCGATGAAGGCGCCGGTTGCCGGTATCGCCATGGGCCTGGTCAAGGAAGGTGACAAGTTCGCCGTCCTGACCGACATCCTGGGTGACGAGGACCACCTGGGCGACATGGACTTCAAGGTAGCCGGTACCGCCAAGGGTGTTACCGCGCTGCAGATGGACATCAAGATCAACGGCATCACCGAAGAGATCATGGAAATCGCCCTGGGCCAGGCCCTGGAAGCGCGCCTGAACATCCTCGGCCAGATGAACCAGATCATCGCCCAGTCGCGTAGCGAGCTGTCGGCCAACGCGCCGACCATGATCGCGATGAAGATCGACACCGACAAGATTCGTGACGTCATCGGTAAAGGCGGCGCCACCATTCGCGCAATCTGCGAAGAGACCAAGGCTTCGATCGACATCGAAGACGATGGCTCGATCAAAATCTTCGGCGAAACCAAGGAAGCGGCAGATGCTGCCAAGCAGCGCATCCTGGGCATCACCGCCGAGGCCGAGATCGGCAAGATCTACGTCGGCAAGGTCGAGCGCATCGTCGACTTCGGCGCGTTCGTCAACATCCTGCCGGGCAAGGACGGCCTGGTGCATATCTCCATGCTGAGCGATGCTCGCGTCGAGAAAGTCACCGACGTTCTGAAAGAAGGCCAGGAAGTCGAAGTACTGGTACTGGACGTGGACAACCGCGGCCGTATCAAGCTGTCGATCAAGGACGTTGCTGCGGCCAAGGCCTCGGGCGTCTGA
- the folP gene encoding dihydropteroate synthase, giving the protein MSSVQYPTRLPCGNRVLDLSRTHVMGILNITPDSFSDGGRFNQRDEALRHAEAMVAAGATLIDIGGESTRPGARAVSVTEELERVAPMVEAINSRLDVVISVDTSTPAVMREAARLGAGLINDVRALERDGALDAAADTGLPVCLMHMRGEPGNMQDDPHYEDVTVDVTHYLEQRMAACAAAGIDANRIILDPGFGFAKTLAHNLSLFKHMEALYRLGRPLLVGVSRKSMIGLTLERPVGERLYGSLALAALAMTKGASILRVHDVAETVDVVRMIAAVQNAE; this is encoded by the coding sequence ATGAGCTCAGTGCAGTACCCGACCCGGTTGCCTTGCGGCAACCGGGTTCTTGATTTGTCGCGTACCCATGTCATGGGTATTCTCAATATCACACCTGATTCCTTCTCCGATGGCGGGCGCTTCAACCAGCGCGACGAGGCATTGCGTCATGCCGAAGCGATGGTTGCCGCAGGCGCCACGCTGATCGACATCGGCGGCGAGTCCACGCGGCCGGGTGCTCGCGCGGTATCGGTGACCGAGGAACTGGAGCGGGTGGCGCCCATGGTCGAGGCGATCAACAGCCGCCTCGATGTGGTTATCTCGGTCGATACCTCCACGCCTGCGGTCATGCGTGAAGCGGCGCGCCTCGGTGCCGGGCTGATCAACGATGTCCGGGCCCTGGAGCGCGATGGTGCCCTGGACGCGGCCGCAGATACCGGCCTGCCGGTGTGCCTCATGCACATGCGCGGCGAGCCGGGTAACATGCAGGACGACCCGCATTACGAAGATGTGACCGTCGACGTTACGCATTATCTTGAGCAGCGAATGGCCGCCTGTGCGGCGGCGGGCATCGACGCTAACAGAATCATTCTTGATCCGGGCTTCGGTTTCGCCAAGACACTGGCGCACAACCTGAGCCTGTTCAAGCACATGGAAGCGCTCTATCGCCTTGGGCGCCCGCTGCTGGTGGGTGTTTCACGAAAGAGCATGATCGGCCTGACGCTGGAACGTCCGGTCGGCGAGCGCTTGTACGGCAGCCTTGCGCTGGCGGCGTTGGCCATGACCAAGGGGGCGAGCATCCTTCGTGTCCATGACGTGGCCGAAACCGTCGATGTAGTGCGCATGATCGCTGCGGTGCAAAACGCCGAATAA
- the tpiA gene encoding triose-phosphate isomerase translates to MRRPMVAGNWKMHGTRASVAELTEGLRNLALPSGVEVAVFPPALFINQVIDGLAGKEITVGAQNSAVQPEQGALTGEVAPEQLVEAGCKLVLIGHSERRQIIGESDEVLNRKFAAAQAKGLKPVFCIGETLEEREAGKTLEVVGRQLSSIIEAFGVKAFANAVIAYEPVWAIGTGLTATPQQAQDVHAAIRGQLAAEDAEVAAKVQLLYGGSVKAANAAELFGMPDIDGGLIGGASLNADEFGAICRAAGN, encoded by the coding sequence ATGCGTCGCCCCATGGTAGCTGGTAACTGGAAGATGCACGGTACCCGCGCTAGCGTCGCTGAGCTGACCGAAGGCTTGAGAAATCTGGCCTTGCCGAGCGGAGTGGAAGTCGCGGTGTTTCCACCGGCCTTGTTCATCAATCAAGTGATCGATGGTCTGGCAGGTAAGGAAATTACTGTCGGCGCACAGAATTCTGCAGTACAACCCGAACAGGGTGCGCTGACCGGAGAAGTTGCTCCGGAACAGCTGGTTGAAGCAGGTTGCAAGTTGGTGTTGATTGGCCATTCAGAGCGTCGCCAGATCATTGGTGAAAGCGACGAAGTGCTCAATCGCAAGTTTGCGGCGGCCCAGGCCAAAGGTTTGAAGCCAGTGTTCTGCATCGGGGAAACCCTTGAAGAGCGCGAGGCCGGCAAAACGCTCGAAGTTGTCGGGCGTCAACTAAGCAGTATCATCGAAGCATTCGGTGTTAAGGCTTTTGCCAATGCAGTAATTGCCTATGAGCCTGTATGGGCCATCGGCACCGGCCTTACGGCCACGCCACAGCAGGCCCAGGATGTGCATGCCGCCATCCGCGGCCAGCTGGCGGCAGAAGATGCTGAAGTGGCTGCGAAGGTGCAGTTGCTCTACGGCGGCAGCGTGAAGGCGGCCAATGCGGCCGAACTGTTCGGCATGCCGGATATCGATGGGGGGCTCATTGGTGGGGCGTCCCTGAACGCAGACGAATTCGGTGCAATTTGTCGCGCCGCAGGAAACTGA
- the truB gene encoding tRNA pseudouridine(55) synthase TruB translates to MAQVKRIRRNVSGIILLDKPLGFTSNAALQKVRWLLNAEKAGHTGSLDPLATGVLPLCFGEATKFSQYLLDSDKGYETVMQMGQTTNTGDAEGEVLQTREVTVGRADIEALLPRFRGQISQIPPMYSALKRDGQPLYKLARAGEVVEREARSVTIGRLELLECEGTRARLSVGCSKGTYIRTLVEDIGEALGCGAYVAELRRTQAGPFALAQTVTLEELEQAHAEGGNEALDRFLMPSDSGLQDWPLVCLSEHSAFYWLHGQAVRAPDAPQFGMVRVQDHNARFIGIGEVSEDGRIAPRRLIRSE, encoded by the coding sequence GTGGCCCAGGTCAAACGTATCCGCCGCAACGTCAGCGGCATCATCCTGCTCGACAAGCCGCTGGGCTTCACCTCCAACGCCGCGCTGCAAAAGGTGCGCTGGCTGCTCAATGCGGAAAAGGCCGGCCACACCGGCAGCCTCGACCCGCTGGCAACCGGCGTTCTGCCATTGTGCTTTGGCGAAGCGACCAAGTTTTCGCAGTACCTGCTCGATTCCGACAAGGGCTACGAAACGGTCATGCAGATGGGGCAGACTACCAACACCGGCGATGCCGAAGGTGAAGTGCTGCAGACCCGCGAGGTGACCGTTGGTCGCGCCGACATCGAGGCCCTGCTGCCGCGTTTTCGTGGCCAGATCAGCCAGATACCGCCGATGTACTCGGCGCTCAAGCGTGACGGACAGCCGCTGTACAAGCTGGCTCGTGCAGGAGAGGTAGTGGAGCGCGAGGCGCGTTCTGTTACTATTGGCCGCTTGGAGTTGCTCGAGTGCGAAGGCACCCGTGCACGGTTGAGCGTAGGATGCAGCAAAGGCACCTATATCCGTACCCTGGTGGAGGATATTGGCGAGGCCCTTGGCTGCGGCGCCTATGTCGCCGAGCTGCGCAGGACCCAGGCCGGGCCTTTCGCGCTGGCACAGACGGTCACCCTCGAGGAACTCGAACAGGCCCACGCCGAAGGCGGCAACGAAGCGCTCGACCGCTTCCTGATGCCCTCGGACAGCGGCCTGCAGGATTGGCCGCTGGTGTGCCTGTCCGAGCACAGTGCGTTCTACTGGCTGCATGGGCAGGCGGTACGCGCTCCGGACGCGCCACAATTTGGCATGGTCCGGGTACAGGATCACAATGCACGCTTCATCGGTATCGGTGAAGTGAGCGAAGACGGGCGCATTGCGCCGCGTCGGCTGATTCGGTCGGAATGA